The DNA region CAAGAAAAGCGATCGCAGCAACCTGCGCCCAACTGGAAGTTACTCCTGTAGCATAAGCTATTAATGCCGCCAAACCATAAATCGTTAGAGCCTCAAACGAGTTTTGATGCGCCCACGTCGCTCTTTGAGCATAAGGCGGCAATTTATCCAGCATCGTGCGTGGCGCAGACATATCGTATCCAGTTTTAGCGCGAGCAAAACCAACTACCAAAAACGGCGCGTATGCCAAGATTACCGCTCCAGCGATCGAATATAGTAAGGTTGCACTGACAGATAGATCGAGCATCTAATCAAAATAGAATAAAGTAACTATTTTATGTAGTTCCTCTGCTTCCTTACAGGTTTGCAGCAGAGTATGACTATCGTGAAAAGCAAAA from Myxosarcina sp. GI1 includes:
- a CDS encoding MAPEG family protein, which encodes MLDLSVSATLLYSIAGAVILAYAPFLVVGFARAKTGYDMSAPRTMLDKLPPYAQRATWAHQNSFEALTIYGLAALIAYATGVTSSWAQVAAIAFLVVRSFYSVFYILDIPLLRSLMFGIGSICAWTLFILSLLKVT